One window of Roseisolibacter agri genomic DNA carries:
- a CDS encoding DsbA family protein — translation MSTLLSDTVTLAEAPAVGRRLGPADAAATLVVYGTYECLHCRRAWPALRALAEAGRAQVEWRHFAPPGAFPNATLAASAVEAAGAQGAFWAMHEALMTAPAPLWPEALPTHAAALGLDVATFERDLRAADVRARLEAQAASARADEVRGTPTVLLVRAGADPVRLDARDPDALDAALADALAV, via the coding sequence GTGAGCACGCTGCTCAGCGACACCGTCACGCTCGCCGAGGCGCCGGCGGTCGGCCGGCGTCTCGGCCCGGCCGACGCGGCGGCGACGCTCGTCGTCTACGGCACCTACGAGTGCCTCCACTGCCGGCGCGCGTGGCCGGCGCTGCGCGCGCTGGCCGAGGCGGGGCGTGCGCAGGTGGAGTGGCGCCACTTCGCGCCGCCGGGCGCGTTCCCCAACGCCACGCTCGCCGCGTCCGCCGTCGAGGCCGCGGGCGCGCAGGGCGCGTTCTGGGCGATGCACGAGGCGCTGATGACCGCGCCGGCGCCGCTCTGGCCCGAGGCGCTCCCGACGCACGCCGCCGCCCTGGGCCTGGACGTTGCGACGTTCGAGCGCGACCTGCGCGCGGCCGACGTGCGCGCGCGCCTGGAGGCCCAGGCCGCGAGCGCGCGCGCGGACGAGGTGCGCGGGACGCCGACGGTGCTCCTCGTGCGCGCCGGCGCCGATCCCGTGCGCCTCGACGCGCGCGACCCGGACGCGCTCGACGCGGCGCTCGCCGACGCGCTCGCCGTCTGA
- a CDS encoding TIGR03915 family putative DNA repair protein — protein MREAVIDGSAAGWRAAARALLADDVPPERVAWRVAGDAQGALALAEAPVASRSVDVPTARVPRRFLALTDRVACHRDDARWHRLYRALWRLTHGEPHLLQVRTDPDVRPLAEMAKAIDREVHKLHAFVRFREVAGDDGPAYVAWFEPAHDVLALAAPLFVRRFASMRWAILTPFASAHWDGAQLTLGPGVARPATDGDDAEALWRTYYAHVFNPARVKVAAMRAEMPLRYWKNLPEAPLIPTLLREAPSRVREMIEKARVAMPAERRTADSGSAARSPQRPVERNAARAPAPLDVDGCEVRVGTASWTDPTLLVPGLFYPAGVSTPEARLRYYASRFPLVEIDGTYYALPTAKVAALWAERAPEGFVFDVKAHATMTGHPVETAKLPRALRDLLPPSVAGATRVRADELPSHVQDAAWRTFLDALAPLSQSGKLGTLLLQFPRWFTPSAASADRLRAARERLHDWYAAGHLAAVELRHRDWYAPRLRARTLALLERLDFVHVIVDAPPGHASTVPFTPVATHPRLAIVRLHGRRTETWETPVSVVSERYRYRYSLQELTDLVPPIVDVARRVQGVHVVFNNCHADYGTSNADEIAAIIRRRDELRKSGGRNGGGR, from the coding sequence GTGCGCGAGGCGGTGATCGACGGCAGCGCCGCGGGCTGGCGCGCGGCCGCGCGCGCGCTGCTGGCCGACGACGTGCCGCCCGAGCGCGTGGCGTGGCGCGTGGCCGGCGACGCGCAGGGCGCGCTCGCGCTGGCGGAGGCGCCCGTCGCGTCGCGCTCGGTCGACGTACCCACGGCGCGCGTGCCGCGCCGCTTCCTCGCGCTCACCGACCGCGTCGCGTGCCACCGCGACGACGCGCGCTGGCACCGGCTGTACCGCGCGCTCTGGCGGCTCACGCACGGCGAGCCGCACCTGCTGCAGGTGCGCACGGATCCCGACGTGCGCCCGTTGGCCGAGATGGCGAAGGCGATCGACCGCGAGGTGCACAAGCTGCACGCGTTCGTGCGCTTCCGTGAGGTCGCGGGCGACGACGGCCCGGCGTACGTCGCGTGGTTCGAGCCCGCGCACGACGTGCTCGCGCTCGCGGCGCCGCTCTTCGTGCGCCGCTTCGCGTCGATGCGCTGGGCGATCCTGACGCCATTCGCGAGCGCGCACTGGGACGGCGCGCAGCTCACGCTCGGCCCCGGCGTGGCGCGTCCGGCGACCGACGGCGACGACGCGGAGGCGCTCTGGCGCACGTACTACGCGCACGTCTTCAACCCGGCGCGCGTGAAGGTCGCCGCGATGCGCGCCGAGATGCCGCTGCGCTACTGGAAGAACCTCCCCGAAGCGCCACTGATCCCGACGCTGCTGCGCGAGGCGCCTTCGCGGGTGCGAGAGATGATCGAGAAGGCTCGCGTGGCGATGCCCGCGGAGCGGCGGACTGCGGACAGCGGATCCGCAGCCCGCAGTCCGCAGCGCCCGGTGGAACGCAATGCGGCGCGCGCACCGGCGCCCCTCGACGTCGACGGCTGCGAGGTCAGAGTCGGGACGGCCAGCTGGACCGATCCGACGTTGCTGGTGCCGGGGCTCTTCTATCCCGCGGGCGTGAGCACGCCCGAGGCGCGACTGCGCTACTACGCGAGCCGCTTCCCGCTGGTGGAGATCGACGGCACCTACTACGCGCTGCCGACGGCGAAGGTCGCCGCGCTGTGGGCCGAGCGCGCGCCCGAGGGCTTCGTCTTCGACGTGAAGGCGCACGCGACGATGACCGGCCATCCTGTCGAGACGGCGAAGCTTCCGCGCGCGCTGCGCGACCTGCTGCCGCCGTCGGTCGCGGGCGCGACGCGCGTGCGCGCCGACGAGCTGCCCTCGCACGTGCAGGACGCGGCGTGGCGCACCTTCCTGGACGCGCTCGCGCCGCTGTCGCAATCGGGGAAGCTCGGCACGCTGCTGCTGCAGTTCCCGCGCTGGTTCACCCCCAGCGCCGCGTCGGCGGACCGGCTGCGCGCGGCGCGCGAGCGGCTGCACGACTGGTACGCCGCGGGCCACCTCGCGGCGGTGGAGCTGCGACACCGCGACTGGTACGCGCCGCGGCTGCGCGCGCGCACGCTGGCGCTGCTGGAGCGGCTGGACTTCGTGCACGTGATCGTGGACGCCCCGCCGGGGCACGCGAGCACGGTGCCGTTCACGCCCGTCGCCACGCATCCCCGCCTGGCGATCGTGCGCCTGCACGGCCGCCGCACGGAGACGTGGGAGACGCCGGTGTCCGTGGTGAGCGAGCGCTATCGCTACCGCTACTCGCTGCAGGAGCTGACCGACCTCGTGCCGCCCATCGTCGACGTCGCGCGGCGGGTGCAGGGCGTGCACGTGGTGTTCAACAACTGCCACGCGGACTATGGGACCAGCAACGCGGACGAGATCGCGGCGATCATCCGGAGGAGAGACGAACTTCGGAAAAGCGGAGGACGGAACGGCGGAGGACGATGA
- a CDS encoding helix-turn-helix domain-containing protein → MPATALDPYVVDVLLPDLVGHDRHPSAFLVYLVLWHRTAGGRREAALSLRELAEATGLSKRAVQGALATLERRRLLAIDRAGPTAVPSHRVLRPWDRGAR, encoded by the coding sequence GTGCCCGCGACCGCGCTCGATCCGTACGTCGTCGACGTCCTGCTCCCCGACCTGGTGGGCCACGACCGCCATCCGTCGGCGTTCCTGGTGTACCTCGTGCTCTGGCACCGCACCGCGGGCGGCCGCCGCGAGGCCGCGCTGAGCCTGCGCGAGCTGGCGGAGGCGACGGGCCTCTCGAAGCGCGCGGTGCAGGGCGCGCTCGCGACGCTGGAGCGGCGGCGCCTGCTGGCGATCGACCGCGCGGGGCCGACGGCGGTGCCGAGCCACCGCGTGCTGCGCCCGTGGGACCGCGGCGCGCGCTGA
- a CDS encoding ArsR/SmtB family transcription factor produces MDQEQFARVAKALADPRRFEILEMIAGDSEVACKRMVEAFPVSQATISHHLKELATAGLIEARREGQHGHYRLRAGVLEAYRAELERRLKLTVAVG; encoded by the coding sequence ATGGACCAGGAGCAGTTCGCGCGCGTCGCCAAGGCGCTGGCCGATCCCCGCCGTTTCGAGATCCTCGAGATGATCGCCGGGGACAGCGAGGTCGCGTGCAAGCGGATGGTCGAGGCGTTCCCCGTCTCGCAGGCGACCATCTCGCACCACCTGAAGGAGCTCGCGACCGCCGGCCTGATCGAGGCGCGACGCGAGGGCCAGCACGGCCACTACCGGCTGCGCGCCGGGGTGCTGGAGGCGTATCGGGCGGAGCTCGAGCGCCGGCTGAAGCTGACGGTCGCCGTCGGCTGA
- the pepE gene encoding dipeptidase PepE, with the protein MADRRLLLLSNSRDPEGRYLQHCRDALAAHLAGVRDVAFVPYAGVGIAWDDYTAKVRDALAPLGVQVRGVHAGDDPAAAVRAADAIAVGGGNTFHLLATLQRTGVLDAVRERALAGVPYVGWSAGSVVACPTLGTTNDMPIVQPPQGFSALGLVRFQINAHFTDAHPPGFQGETRRERLAEYLVANAHARVVGLPEGDWLDVRGARITLRGAHPAVLFRAGAEAEELRPDAELGAVLEG; encoded by the coding sequence ATGGCCGATCGCCGCCTGCTGCTGCTCTCCAACTCGCGCGACCCCGAGGGGCGCTACCTCCAGCACTGCCGCGACGCGCTGGCGGCGCATCTCGCGGGCGTGCGCGACGTCGCGTTCGTGCCGTACGCGGGCGTCGGGATCGCGTGGGACGACTACACCGCGAAGGTGCGCGACGCGCTCGCCCCGCTCGGCGTGCAGGTGAGGGGCGTGCACGCGGGGGACGATCCCGCGGCGGCGGTGCGCGCGGCGGACGCGATCGCGGTCGGCGGCGGCAACACCTTCCACCTGCTCGCCACGCTGCAGCGCACGGGCGTGCTGGACGCGGTGCGCGAGCGCGCGCTGGCGGGCGTGCCCTACGTCGGCTGGAGCGCGGGCTCGGTGGTCGCATGCCCCACGCTCGGCACCACGAACGACATGCCGATCGTGCAGCCGCCGCAGGGCTTCTCCGCGCTCGGCCTCGTGCGCTTCCAGATCAACGCGCACTTCACCGACGCGCACCCGCCGGGTTTCCAGGGCGAGACGCGGCGCGAGCGGCTGGCGGAGTACCTCGTCGCGAACGCGCACGCACGCGTGGTGGGGCTGCCGGAGGGCGACTGGCTGGACGTGCGCGGCGCGCGCATCACGCTGCGCGGCGCGCATCCGGCGGTGCTGTTCCGCGCGGGCGCCGAGGCGGAGGAGCTGCGGCCGGACGCGGAGCTCGGGGCGGTGCTCGAAGGGTGA
- a CDS encoding alkene reductase, whose product MSQTPTVPTDSSLLAPVRVGAWTLTNRVVMAPMTRSRAERDRVPSPLAARYYAQRASAGLIVTEATHAHPRGYGYPDTPGIDTPAQRAAWKRVTDAVHARGGHIVLQLWHTGRVGHPSLFPDGVLPVAPSAIGAEGTIRVADGMAPMVTPRPLATHELPAIVESFAQGARWAREAGFDGVEIHGANGYLLDQFLRDGSNHRTDAYGGPVENRARLLLEVVDAASAAIGADRVGVRLSPTNAYNSMHDSDPAATFTYVARALAPRGLAYLHVVDPRPAGAPLTDALRAAYDGTLMVNGGYDRASGDAVLQAGRADLVSYGAPFIANPDLVERFAEGAPLAEGDRGTFYAGGANGYADYPMRDGTVWTLPDETDAEAPAAARAA is encoded by the coding sequence ATGAGCCAGACCCCGACCGTCCCGACCGACTCCTCGTTGCTGGCGCCCGTGCGCGTCGGCGCGTGGACCCTGACGAACCGCGTCGTCATGGCGCCGATGACGCGCAGCCGCGCGGAGCGGGACCGCGTGCCGTCGCCGCTCGCCGCGCGCTACTACGCGCAGCGCGCGAGCGCGGGGCTCATCGTCACCGAGGCCACGCACGCGCACCCGCGCGGCTACGGCTATCCGGACACGCCGGGGATCGACACGCCCGCGCAGCGCGCCGCGTGGAAGCGTGTGACCGACGCCGTGCACGCGCGCGGCGGCCACATCGTGCTGCAGCTCTGGCACACGGGGCGCGTCGGGCATCCGTCGCTCTTCCCCGACGGCGTGCTCCCGGTGGCGCCGTCCGCGATCGGGGCCGAGGGAACCATCCGCGTGGCCGACGGCATGGCGCCGATGGTGACGCCGCGCCCGCTCGCGACGCACGAGCTGCCCGCGATCGTCGAGTCGTTCGCGCAGGGCGCGCGCTGGGCGCGCGAGGCGGGCTTCGACGGCGTCGAGATCCACGGCGCGAACGGCTACCTGCTCGACCAGTTCCTGCGCGACGGCAGCAACCACCGCACGGACGCGTACGGCGGCCCGGTCGAGAACCGCGCGCGCCTGCTGCTGGAAGTCGTGGATGCCGCCAGCGCCGCGATCGGCGCCGACCGCGTGGGCGTGCGCCTCTCGCCGACCAACGCGTACAACTCGATGCACGACAGCGATCCCGCCGCGACCTTCACGTACGTCGCGCGCGCGCTCGCACCGCGCGGGCTCGCGTACCTGCACGTGGTCGACCCGCGGCCCGCCGGCGCGCCGCTCACCGACGCGCTGCGCGCCGCGTACGACGGCACGCTGATGGTGAACGGCGGCTACGACCGCGCGAGCGGCGACGCCGTGCTGCAGGCGGGGCGCGCGGACCTGGTGTCGTACGGCGCGCCGTTCATCGCCAACCCCGACCTCGTCGAGCGCTTCGCCGAGGGTGCGCCGCTGGCGGAGGGGGACCGCGGGACGTTCTACGCGGGCGGCGCGAACGGCTACGCGGACTACCCGATGCGCGACGGCACGGTGTGGACGCTCCCCGACGAGACGGACGCGGAGGCGCCGGCCGCGGCGCGCGCCGCGTGA
- a CDS encoding VOC family protein has translation MIRGVKFVSIPTRDQDRALAFWTEQVGFQVATDQPFDDKQRWIELRIPGADTRFVLFTPTGHEDRIGGFTSLAFWSDDLDATYAKLTAAGVETLGPPRKEEWGSSLLFRDPDGNTFVISTK, from the coding sequence ATGATCCGCGGCGTCAAGTTCGTCAGCATCCCCACGCGCGACCAGGACCGCGCGCTCGCCTTCTGGACCGAGCAGGTCGGCTTCCAGGTCGCCACCGACCAGCCGTTCGACGACAAGCAGCGCTGGATCGAGCTGCGCATCCCCGGCGCCGACACGCGCTTCGTGCTGTTCACGCCCACGGGCCACGAGGACCGCATCGGCGGCTTCACGTCGCTCGCGTTCTGGAGCGACGACCTCGACGCGACCTACGCGAAGCTCACCGCCGCCGGCGTCGAGACGCTCGGCCCGCCGCGGAAGGAGGAGTGGGGCTCGTCGCTGCTGTTCCGGGATCCCGACGGCAACACGTTCGTGATCTCGACGAAGTGA
- a CDS encoding SPL family radical SAM protein, whose translation MRHAPDDDTPRLALDDAPAPRRMLPVLDAALGVQKDIVYREVASRSVLNGPESTGIGCWSLNPYVGCAFGCAYCYARYAHRYTMERAGGGPDEAPLPPWLAFERRILVKREAPALLRRALAGRSARIARLLSGDETLIVGSATDPYQPAERRFRVTRGVLEVLAEHPGLRVVIITKSPLVARDVDVLARLARHATLSVHVSLITLDRALARRVEPRAPTPESRLRAVAQLAAAGVDVGINCMPVLPGITDRPRDLAALVRAAADAGASTVAAGALRLQPAARDRYLPWLAAEFPALAARYRATYARGHYMGDAYRQGLHDYVVRLCERHGLRVREYSRDGAARARSAARAGASGVQLTLDL comes from the coding sequence ATGCGCCACGCGCCCGACGACGATACGCCCCGACTCGCGCTGGACGATGCGCCCGCGCCGCGGCGGATGCTCCCGGTGCTCGACGCCGCGCTCGGCGTGCAGAAGGACATCGTCTATCGCGAGGTGGCGTCGCGGTCGGTGCTGAACGGCCCCGAGTCCACGGGCATCGGCTGCTGGTCGCTCAACCCGTACGTCGGCTGCGCCTTCGGCTGCGCGTACTGCTACGCGCGCTACGCGCACCGCTACACGATGGAGCGCGCGGGCGGCGGCCCGGACGAGGCGCCGCTGCCGCCCTGGCTCGCGTTCGAGCGGCGCATCCTCGTGAAGCGCGAGGCGCCGGCGCTGCTCCGCCGCGCGCTCGCCGGCCGGTCGGCGCGGATCGCGCGACTGCTCTCCGGTGACGAGACGCTGATCGTCGGCTCGGCCACCGATCCGTACCAGCCGGCGGAGCGGCGCTTCCGCGTCACGCGCGGCGTGCTGGAGGTGCTGGCGGAGCATCCGGGGCTGCGCGTGGTGATCATCACCAAGAGCCCGCTCGTCGCGCGCGACGTGGACGTGCTGGCGCGCCTCGCGCGGCACGCGACGCTGAGCGTGCACGTCTCGCTCATCACGCTCGACCGCGCGCTGGCGCGCCGCGTGGAGCCGCGCGCGCCGACGCCGGAGTCGCGGCTCCGCGCGGTCGCGCAGCTGGCAGCGGCGGGTGTGGACGTGGGCATCAACTGCATGCCGGTGCTGCCGGGGATCACCGACCGTCCGCGCGACCTCGCGGCGCTCGTGCGCGCCGCCGCCGATGCCGGCGCATCGACCGTCGCGGCGGGTGCGCTGCGCCTGCAGCCCGCGGCGCGCGACCGCTATCTGCCCTGGCTCGCGGCGGAGTTCCCCGCCCTCGCGGCGCGCTATCGCGCGACGTACGCCCGCGGGCACTACATGGGCGACGCGTACCGACAGGGGCTGCACGACTACGTGGTGCGGCTGTGCGAGCGGCACGGGCTGCGGGTGCGGGAGTACAGCCGCGATGGTGCGGCGCGCGCGCGTTCTGCCGCGCGCGCTGGGGCATCGGGCGTGCAGCTCACGTTGGATCTGTGA
- a CDS encoding SDR family oxidoreductase, translated as MDLSTAHVLVTGGGTGIGRATAELLARRGARVAISGRRADVLERAARELSDAAGATVVPIQGDVTREADAARMVAAARDALGGYDTLVNNAGVGAFAPLLDVTAGDMRRLWETNVLGATLMARESARVFVPQRRGHIVNVASTAGRRASAGASAYASTKYALTGLTEVWRTELRQHGIRVMQVNPSEVITPFFESAGLGGARENPTKLHPEDIAHVIASMLALDDRGFVTEASVWATNPVN; from the coding sequence ATGGATCTCTCGACCGCGCACGTCCTCGTCACCGGCGGCGGCACCGGCATCGGTCGCGCGACCGCCGAGCTGCTCGCGCGCCGCGGCGCCCGCGTCGCCATCAGCGGCCGCCGCGCCGACGTCCTGGAGCGCGCCGCGCGCGAGCTCTCCGACGCCGCCGGCGCGACGGTCGTCCCCATCCAGGGCGACGTCACGCGCGAGGCGGACGCCGCGCGCATGGTGGCCGCGGCGCGCGACGCGCTGGGCGGGTACGACACGCTCGTGAACAACGCGGGCGTCGGCGCCTTCGCGCCGCTGCTCGACGTCACGGCCGGCGACATGCGCCGCCTGTGGGAGACCAACGTGCTCGGCGCCACGCTGATGGCGCGCGAGAGCGCGCGCGTCTTCGTGCCGCAGCGGCGCGGCCACATCGTCAACGTCGCGTCGACGGCCGGCCGCCGCGCCAGCGCGGGCGCCTCCGCCTACGCGTCCACCAAGTACGCGCTCACCGGCCTCACCGAGGTGTGGCGCACCGAGCTCCGGCAGCACGGCATCCGCGTGATGCAGGTGAACCCGAGCGAGGTGATCACGCCGTTCTTCGAGAGCGCGGGCCTCGGCGGGGCGCGCGAGAACCCGACGAAGCTGCACCCCGAGGACATCGCGCACGTGATCGCGAGCATGCTGGCGCTCGACGACCGCGGGTTCGTGACCGAGGCGTCGGTGTGGGCGACGAACCCTGTGAACTGA